One genomic window of Polyangium aurulentum includes the following:
- a CDS encoding GNAT family N-acetyltransferase: MTPTYTTAPAGPEHEAGLRALFEAASCPCYCRFWHFEGTNNEWLERCANAPAESAADFTTALAKGDDEARGVVALARTEGGEDRLVGWLKVAPARIMRKAYERRFYKQLPVFQGDREGVFLIGCTLVHPAARKRGVATALVAGAVQFAPAWGARSLEALPRRPRESVVDEELWTGPMGAFEKNGFTEVGGLEPYPVLRRSL; the protein is encoded by the coding sequence CGCCGGACCCGAGCACGAAGCGGGGCTGCGCGCCCTCTTCGAAGCGGCGAGCTGCCCCTGCTATTGCCGGTTCTGGCATTTCGAAGGCACCAACAACGAATGGCTCGAGCGCTGCGCCAACGCGCCCGCCGAGAGCGCAGCGGACTTCACCACCGCGCTCGCGAAAGGCGACGACGAGGCCCGCGGCGTGGTCGCGCTCGCGAGGACCGAGGGCGGCGAGGACAGGCTCGTCGGCTGGCTCAAGGTCGCCCCCGCCCGCATCATGCGCAAGGCGTACGAGCGCCGCTTTTACAAGCAGCTCCCCGTCTTCCAGGGCGACCGCGAGGGCGTCTTCCTCATTGGCTGCACGCTCGTGCACCCCGCTGCGCGCAAGCGAGGCGTCGCCACCGCGCTCGTCGCGGGCGCCGTGCAGTTTGCCCCCGCCTGGGGCGCCCGCTCCCTCGAAGCCCTGCCCCGGAGGCCGCGCGAATCCGTGGTCGACGAGGAGCTGTGGACCGGCCCCATGGGCGCCTTCGAAAAGAATGGATTCACCGAGGTGGGCGGCCTCGAGCCTTACCCCGTCTTGCGCCGCTCGTTGTGA